ATAGACGATGCAGGAACGCTGATAGGCCGCTTTCTGGGAGCTCCGTAGCCTCCAGCACCTCGTCCAGTGGCTGCAGCAACCAGGGGAATACGTGCAATGTTAATCCTTATTTGGCGTCCGTCGAGTCCCTGGCTGATACCTGCGCCAGTTCTCAAGGTAACGGTTTCAGATTGGTATTTGAATTGAAAATTGTCTGTGGCATCTTTAGAGGTCGTATGATACGGGGAACTATAAGGCAGTGCTTTCTATGAGTCGAGGAGATTGCATGCATATAATGCAATTCGTGGCTATAGAATTAGAACTATTTAAATGGGGATCGACAAAATTTGCAATAGTATAAACGACAACGTTGGCAACAAATGGCTTTTAGTAAACTCATGTAATTAGGGCTAATTCAAATTAGATCATAGAATCATAATTACTCGATCGAGGATCAACAGAGTTTGCAGTAATATAATGGCTTTTAACGAACTCGTGCAATTAGGACTACTCGAATTAGGAAGTGGGTCATATAATTAGGATCAACAAATTTTGCAGTAGTACAAGCATGGTAATAATAAGAGTACAGTAGGACATTAGATTAAGACTTAAACAGTGAAGTAATAGTAGTTTGCTAAAGAAAATAGAGCTCTTTATCTAGAAATACTTCCGGTTTGAATCTCATGATACTTCGAATAATCGAGGCCctactgtatttttattttgtggaGTAAATGAGCAACTCCTGTAGACAAGTCATTCTACATATTCAACTTATTTTTACGTCAAGAATCGCATCCTTTTCGTTTGTACCACGATTTCAAAAACACCTTACACAAACGCATTGAttgttcttaaaattttatcatCGATATCTAAAACGAAAATTTTCaccaaataaattgatatttttatagaatattttcTGAATGATGTTTATCtatatttcttctttctttccctCTTTCCGAATGATAACAAATTGTATGAAAATATAATACCATGTTCTTCCGTGAAACGAAAGCGAAGTTATCTGTTCGAAAAGTAATTCTTAGGCAATCGAGGTACATGCATTTTCTTGTTTCGCAGAAGCAAACGTTTTTCTCGATGATCGTTGAAACGCTGCGAGAGGAGAAGTTTATTGCTACCGCGGCTATCATTACTGTCATTGGTAGTTATTACGTTATAGCGGAGAGAAAGTCAGAGTCCTTGCAATTTCCTTCATCCGATCCATTGGCAAACTTGGGTTTCTAAAATATTTCAAGTTTTGGAATGTAATCGTCCCTCTCCCTTCTCCCCACAAGGCATTTTCAAGAGAAAGGATCCTCGTTTGTTCAGAAATAAATTTGTCGATAACTGTGACTTTCTTCACACCAAAATATAGTACAAAGGTGCGTGGTGATTATTTGTAATGATACAAAAGAGATTAAAGTCGAAAGGTTTGAATAGACCAAgccagattattattttttgctgCGTGATAATTATTTCGAATTAATGATTAATATGCAAAATTGATTGAATTGTATAGGTTCTGGAGACAGCGGAGTGGTGACAGTTTCGGAGTCGAATTGTCGGATTGGAAACGATGGCAGTGGTCAAAGGAGAAATAGCGCAGAGGAGGATCCACTGTTATATAAACCACGTTACTGCGATCCTCATCGAAATCCTATGGAAAGGGTGCTCCTCGAAATTGTTGATACCGAAGCGATATATGTGGAACATCTACGACAGATTATTCAAGTAAATACTAATTTTCTTTTCTCTCTTTATTACTGAATTCGAGAcaagaaattttaatttgatGAGATTTTAGGGTTACCTTATATTTTGGAGAAACGATCCGGCATCGTTTGCGCATCAAATGCAATTGAGTGACTTATTTAGTAATATCGAAGATATTTTTGAATTCAATAGGTAAAGTATATTATTTAACTATTGATTTTAtatcgaataaattaaaattgaagatgAAGAATCTTAAAGAAATTCAATAATATTTAATTGAATGTAATGTAATCTATTTCCAGAGAATTCCTTAAAGAAATAGAAAAGTGTGGCTTGGACCCTGTTTGCATGGCAAACACATTTATAAAGCACAACTCAGGATTTAAAGTGTATACAGAGTATTGTACTAATTATCCAAGGTAAATTAATTTCTAACTCTTTGCTTCATGACCAGAACATATTTTAGATATAAGTCAAGTATCATACAATAAATGTTTTGAAGCTTGTatagttgagaattgtagatttcactcgtaatatttttattatatttccatATTTCTAACTTCTAACTTGATATTAATACACTTCATTTCAGGACAGTTTCTGTTTTGACTGATCTAATGGGTCAAGAAGAAACTGCACATGCATTTCGAGAGAGGCAAGCAGCTTTGGGACACGCGTTACCTCTTGGATCATTTCTTTTGAAACCTGTTCAAAGGATTCTCAAGTACCATTTACTTTTAGAGGCAAGTCTTTGTTTATATCTTTATTATTAAAGAAGAGTTATAAAAGATGTAAATATTGAATACGTTTATAGAATTTATCGAAGGAGTATGGagcagactgtgaattgagagaaAATGAGGCTGAAGGAAGAAAGGCGATCGAAGAAGCTTTAGCTGCGATGACTGGCATTGCTAAGCATATTAATGCAATGAAGAGAAGACACGAGCACGCCGTGCGTGTTCAAGAGATACAGTCACTTCTTTATGGTTGGCCTGGTCCAGATTTAACTACCAGCGGAGAATTAGTCGCAGAGGGTCGATTCAGAATGCGAGGAGCAAAAGCTCCTAGACACGCTTTCTTGTTTGACCGTATGCTTCTACTTACCAAGAAGAAAGAAGATGGACTTCTAGTTTACAAAGCTCATATTATGGTATGAAATTTCTCTATTCATTAGGATGACTGTCCCATTTGACGAACATTTAATGACAACTTGgaaatttttgaataatttgaaaTCAGTTTTTAAAGTTATTTTACATTAGGATTTGTAAAGAGTTGATTATTAActattttttatgtttattagttTCTTTTCAGGCTGAActtgttaaaaaattttaaaaatattcattaAAACAAAACAAACACTATGATTTCTAGTAACCAGTTAcctatttattttattcataataatatttttagcaCTTGCAACATTTTATGCCACAATGCAATGAAACCTAAACTCTGTTAACCTCTGATTAATCCATGTTTCTTAGCGCTCGTGTTAACAAAACGAATAAACTACACTATTTCGTGGAATAATATTTTTAGCgaacattttttatatttcgaACAAGAATTACTTCAATGTTTttgattttcatttgtaaagaAGGACTCAGATATTATATTAAAAGATATAGTAATTTTATTAGTGCATGCTTCTctgttaatttaaaaaaaaaatatattcattGTCCTGTGATTGGAAGAGGCATTGTAATTGGGCCAGTTACCCTGTTTGGTATTTTTCAAACTTTCTTCGTTGTATTGTTAGACGTATTAAGACATTTCATAATCTTGCATTTACAGTGTTCGAACTTAATGCTCATCGAGAGCATACCAGGAGAACCACTTAGTTTTCACGTGATTCCATTTGATAATCCTCGTCTGCAGTATACTTTACAGGTaagatatatatataaaatagtagataattgattattaatttatatttattttatttaggcACGAAATTTGGAACAAAAGAGAGAATGGACTCTACAAATAAAGAGGGTAATTCTTGAAAATTACAATGCAGTCATACCTTCCCATGCAAGACAGTTAGTTTTACAACTTGGCCAGACGCAACCAGAaggtatattattattaaattaaattttattcagaTTGGATATATTGCGATAATGAAATTGTTTTAGACGACGCTTTAGCTGATAAAGGATCAGCAAAAAAACAATATTCTGCGCCACCGGAGTACTTAGAGAAACGTAAGCAGGAAAGAGAAAGGAGGAGATCTGAGACTGGACTTAGACAGAGATTTAAGAAAAATGGCAGAAAGTCTGAGACTACAAATGAGGTAAATATAAGGCTGTGACAAATGATATTGCTAATATTATTTATCTTTATTTTAATATCTGTTTCTTTATAGGATTCTCCAGCATCCCCAAGAAAGAATCAGAATGAGGACTCTATCAACGACAGAGATCAAGGTCTCAGAACTTCAGATGGACGCGGATCGAAAGTTAAGGTATTAGAAAGATTAATAATCATTTTATAATCGTACGGAACATgtaaaattcaaataaaaaattatatttgataTCTGTTACCTAGGATCGCTTTACCGGATGGAGGAGAAAATCTGAACCAGGTTTCCAATCCTACGTATCTCTCAATCAATCTGATGAGGAGCAAAAAGAGGATACGTGTGACACTGGATCTGCTACAGTGGAAACTGAGTGCGCCATAACTGAAAATGACCATCATCCATGTAATTCTCCAACATACGAAACCAAAGAGAACACCGAGCAACAATCTCAAGCGCAAACGGTTGAAGAAATAGTGGGTCATATCCTGATGCAGAATCAAGAATTTCAGAAGCTCCTCGAGAAACAGCGAACGAACAGTATTCTCAACGTCAGACAACAGCAGCGTTTCAACAAACGCATCTCTGCAGACACTTCCGATGACAGCGACTCTGAAAATGTTAATTATATCACTGAAAAAGCAAATAATAACAGAATGTTATCACGTGCCCGCATAACACAACGAGACCGACTGGTTACAACGAATAACACCTGGAACTCGTTATCCTCTTCCAGAGATCATCAACCTGCGTTACAACTATTTTATGACAACCTAAACAAGAAAGAGAGCAACAAACTAGCTGAGAATagtctaaaaaataaaataaatcgtgTGCAGGAGAAAAAGGCACTATTTGAAGCATTCAAAAAGCAAAGCATTGTTACAGAGAGCAAAATCATTAAGACTGCACTTAGGATAAGAGAGAATTCAACGTCCAAGAGCGATGAACCTGTTCTGACACCCACTTCAAAGGAATCAAATGCACAAATTGTGGAGAACGACAACGAAATATCTGTGAATGGTGACTGTCTGTGTCCAGAAAATTCCCAAGAGATCACAGAGTCTAACAAAGGGTTTGGGAACTACGACAATCTGCAACATGTTTGGGAAGGTCTGCAGGAAGAAAAGGATATAGACGGAAACGACAGCCCGACTCGGCCAGCGGTTTGGCTAACGAAACGTTGCGAAGGACTACCTACTTCTCCTCAAAAGTGTGGCTCCCTTCCACGCAGTTTTCAAATCAATCCCAACTCGAATCAAAATGTGACCAAAACACGATTCTTGCAGAGAGACGGAAAGCCGATGAGCGAGAGACCTTTCACGATAGCCTCGGACAAGCCTGCTGAGATCAATTTGGAGGACATGGAAAGGTACGCCTCCAGCTGTCAGCCTCAGGGAAGAATTGCCAAGTTTCCTACATCTGCCTCTACTTCCACTTCGACATTCTTCTGCTCCTTGGATGAAACATTAACCGATGCTTATTCCGAAATCCATATGTCTTCTACGAACACCAACATCCATCCGGATCACAAAATTTATAGGGCAAACGTAAGTGGCAGCGCTATATTCAAAAATGTCCTTTCAAAAGCGGGAAATCGTCTGCAAGGCTTAAGGAACACGATGAGTACGGAGACTCTAGAATGTAGCGAGGAGCTTGAACGAACCAAGTATTTTCGTTCCCTCAGTACAGGTAAGTCAAAAAAGAAAAGCAAGTTAAAGCACTCCAGAGAAGCTTCGTCAGATGTAGAAGAGCTTGTAGGCTGCGCTGCTAGGGGAACTTCAGACCAGAGGATCCTTTCTCTCTATTATAAACAAGGAAGCGCCAGGCTAGGTGCTCGAATCGCTCAGTCTGACTATGCAGATCCTACAATACTGTTCTCTGAGAGTAAGAGACTTGGACAAATGGCAAATAGTTCAACACAAGCCAAGGAAGAGAAGAAGGAAGATGAGAGCATGGAGAATAGAGAGAGCGAAACAGACAGCTTTTACGAGAAGTCCTTtgaaacgattgagaattatgttGATGCGGATGTGGACGATACGTTCCGGGACAGTGCAATATTTAGCGACATAGAAGAAGTGTTGGTGGCGAAGCCGCTTTCTAATCAAAATCCAGAAGAATGCGCATCTTTCACAAGCAAAATCGCCCCACCAATTCCTGCAAAGAAAAAAACAGACTTAACTCTAGTGAATTCTCAGGCATACAGTGCAACGATGAAGTGCAAACCGAGTGTTGCTCAGAAGCCTAACCACTTAAAGGTGAAGTCAACGGTCCGAAAGCAAAAATTGGATTGTAGAAGTTCATTAAAATCTCCTGTGACTGAAAGTACTACGTGTCAATATCCCAAGGACAGTATACATAATAATTATCTGGAAAACGGTAGTGAAGAAAGAGATGATGTATCGGCTGGACAAAGCCAGGCTGGATGGGTACGGAAGATTGTGGGTCAGTTACAAGGTCACATCGAAACGTAATTTATACCAATGAAAGTGTACAAATATAATTGGGATTGAATGCTCGTGGCTGGAAGCTTTCAAACACCTGAATTTCACGTTTGTTATCACTCTTAATCCTTTCAAGTCTGATAGACGAAAAATTGAAAGCGAAAAAGCACGAAGTCACAATctagatataataaaataaattaataaaataatattgagaTGCATTTGAAACGGTTTAAGAGTTTTAGATATACAGTAGACTATTTTAGAACATATTTTACAGAAATGTACATCTTGAAAGGGTTAAGTAATTAATATCCAGATCAATAATGCTCAGTCGAAGTATTATTTGGTAGCATTGATGTTTGCTAATAAGTAATCCATAAAGTACAATCTCtgagattatattttattagagCAATAGAATATGAAAAAGGAGATTAATAGAAGATATAATGATTTCTTATTTGAAGCATATGAGAAACAAACAAGCAGGATCTATAAAGAGTACCATTGATCTAGATAAAACTCAGATATTGCAATGGAAAGCATAATATGTACATAATGAACTCTGCATGGAAGTAAGTAATAACTGTTATTTTTTATAGTTTCCTTCCTACTTATTGAATGTTTcatttttgttttgtatttatcaTTCATTAAAATTGATATTGAATGGTTAAAGAAAGTTTAAGAATAACCGGAACAATTGTTATGTACACATTACGTTTCCCTTTATATCATTTGTACCTTATATAAACTATTTTCCATACAAACATGAAGTTCTAGTGTTAATAAGTACACGTACATTGTACAACATTGAAACAAATACTGCCGTACGATTTGTCATATCATGTAAACTAGCGGTAAATAGAAAAATGTTGTAAGTGATAATTTCAACTAACGTATACCATATTTAATTTGTGTCATACATAAATTTTAAACCAATAATACAGGGTAAATTAGAAAAAGGATTTGCTACAGTACAGCTCGGTTGAAGCCTTATGGAATATGCTTTCATTCTGCATGCTATGGAATCGAAAGCAAAAGTACAATTGGTGCTTCAAatgaattattcaatattgaaaatttcaCGTCTTCTTAATTTTTATGAGAATTTTAACTTTTCTTTACTGACTGCATTATACGATTTCTTCATCGCATGGTTTGTCCCTAAGTTTTTGAGTCGTAAACAATTTAAATATCAATTTCGGATAAAAATTTAAAGATGATTTTAATTTAAAAGCCTTTAATCTTGCAGATTATACATATTTGTTAAGGGAACAAATTTATATATTCTATTTTTCaccgaaaatataaaatattgaaaaaatattattgaagtaatgttgaaatattgaaaaaaaaagaattttaaaaatagTAGTTCCCCTGTATTGTTATAAATTTTAATGAAGATCCTCTTATTTTAACGTTATTGATCAAACTATTGTTTACAGTATGCGTTTCGACTGAATATTTGTAAGTGTTGATGTACCAATAGTAACTCGTTAggattcaatttattattttatttgtgaATGAAAAACAAATTGAAATAGAAAGAGAAGATCGAAGACaaagttttattttttatttattcatacAGCCTAACGAGTTAACTATTATCAAACTATATGTGAAAGAAATCAACACACGGCATATTTAACATTACATAGAAAATAATGAActtataatataaataagtgTACGATTTATTTGCAATTACACTACGCGAGGAGTTAGTTTTGTTGCAATAAATCAGTTTAAttattgtcaatactcatttctgctTCTATAGCTTTCATACACCTATTATGAACGTGATGCAATAATGCAAGTATTATTCTGGAAGAAGGCGAGAAGAAAAATGAAGAGGTACAAAATATTATTCAGGTAAGATTTTATTACGAGAGACTATTTACAGAGGTTTGGCTAGTCGTGTGCTTACAGATACAAGTAAATGatacataatattcataaattaGTTTCGCAATActgtatttttatatatatttatatatataaaaaaagggAGAATGACTAAAATGGTGAAAAGCTCAGTGAACTGAAAGAACGATTAGCGattatacacattatatacaatcATAACGACTATAATACACTTAATTGTATTGGTTTGAATTAGAAGAATCTGTCCCCTATTTTCAGAAGAAtcgttcaatcttcattaattccAGTTatcgatataaatataaagaaTAAATTAGAGATCCCTTTCGATACAAAGAATGATGGTCCACTTGAATGCGGAGCATTTCATAAATTCATTCTCTTCAGTCGTTCTCTGTGTCAGTGGTAATTACAAGCTATCACACACCTAATCTCTTAATCTCGTAACAGTGACTGATCACACAGCTTTGTCGCATCGAAAGGGCGATGCCAGCCTTTTCCAACCGATATTTGAACAAAAACGAAAGTTGGAAAATACTGGTTCAAACAGGATAAAATAAAACGAGTGTCTCTGCTCGTTTTTTCTATACATCATCTTAAAtctaaaattcatttatgcgaTATTTGACGCGCTCCTTCTACGATTTCACACTGTAAGAATAATTTCATTAATCATCGCTTCTATTCGCAGCTAAAGCTTTGGTTAATAACACGCTATCGACATATTGACAATTTTGCATATTTCTCCCTCTTGAAACGGCGCAGAACTAATAAAATTCACGCTAACTTTATATTTCTTTGTTTGAACTTACATTTCTTCGTCGAAGAGTcttattatatttaaatttatattcatatatttatgtgtgtgtgtgtatatatatatatatttctttctGTTTCTCTTTGCGTATCTCTTTCTTTCATTTTCTTCACATTGTCTTAATACCCCTACGATACGAATTTGCCTCTTAAAATACTTTTTCTATAACACGTTTGCACTTTCATAGAAAACATAATACATAGCTGACAAATGTTAAATAAAGTTTGACAATTGTAACTTAATGGTAACAAAACAGCACCTGTGAGAATCTATGGTTTATGAAATTCTGAAAGCAATATCTTTAAAAcctaaatacaataatcatatcaacTGAGCCAAGCAATCTCGTTTTGTTCTCATTCGATATGAAAATTCTATTTCATGGAAAACTAAATTTAACACAAGTTGTTCCGAAGAATTATATCAGTAAAATACATAAGTACAATACTGCTAGTACTATTGCTTTCAAGATTAATTAAGAATAAATTataatgttattattttaatttacataaaaaaagaaaaatgcagGTAATTGAGTTACATGTAGAAACAAAGGTACTGATCTGGTCAATACGGACAGGTACATGTTATCGCTGTACTATTTGTCCTACTGCTACAGATGTCTATATTGTGCATGCCAATTGATCAAGAACATGCGAAACAATTTATTTAATGATTCCATAAAAACATTGTTTCTGcataatttaaacattttttcttcatttatttCATGGAATCATTGCTTTTACTTTTACATGTTTATGTCCAATCTGCATATAGTATATAGAGTATTCCAAAATAATAGGACAAGATAAAATATGCAAATTTCTCATGCTAAAAAAATAGGAATGAATATTTTTCTGACATGGAGAAGTTACATATTCTAATTTGACTCATTATTTTTGAATACTTGTATATATATCAAGatctaataaaaattaaatgttTCAGCTATGCACTATATTCAACGAAACTCTATCCAGggttgtatttaaaattttgtgatCATAATTAGAGCACGGATATGTAAAATTTACATGTACATAGAATGTTTCCTGTGTTTTTTCTTAACGCTTTGTTTTGTAATAATAGTTGGTCTGCCaagaaatatgtaaaattacttgttttttttcatttccttgAACAGCATACATGTTTTCCCTTTACATTTAGCCAATAAATATTTGGGTATTCTTTTAAAATGTGTAGTCAACACTGAGAATGAAATTATTGTCTTTATGATAATACAAAAACTTGCCAGGTA
The sequence above is a segment of the Calliopsis andreniformis isolate RMS-2024a chromosome 3, iyCalAndr_principal, whole genome shotgun sequence genome. Coding sequences within it:
- the LOC143176975 gene encoding uncharacterized protein LOC143176975 isoform X1; protein product: MFDELARRGNGYSDHVVLPTVLQKRLSLVSHRGSIFGQYCTDMSKSQQEEAMTDQSRVESIVEVVVADEITREKENNIYETLESSQQEDRTDCTIEEKPYRRESNRLTPLRYNRRCRNADRPLSGSSVASSTSSSGCSNQGNTCNVNPYLASVESLADTCASSQGSGDSGVVTVSESNCRIGNDGSGQRRNSAEEDPLLYKPRYCDPHRNPMERVLLEIVDTEAIYVEHLRQIIQGYLIFWRNDPASFAHQMQLSDLFSNIEDIFEFNREFLKEIEKCGLDPVCMANTFIKHNSGFKVYTEYCTNYPRTVSVLTDLMGQEETAHAFRERQAALGHALPLGSFLLKPVQRILKYHLLLENLSKEYGADCELRENEAEGRKAIEEALAAMTGIAKHINAMKRRHEHAVRVQEIQSLLYGWPGPDLTTSGELVAEGRFRMRGAKAPRHAFLFDRMLLLTKKKEDGLLVYKAHIMCSNLMLIESIPGEPLSFHVIPFDNPRLQYTLQARNLEQKREWTLQIKRVILENYNAVIPSHARQLVLQLGQTQPEDDALADKGSAKKQYSAPPEYLEKRKQERERRRSETGLRQRFKKNGRKSETTNEDSPASPRKNQNEDSINDRDQGLRTSDGRGSKVKDRFTGWRRKSEPGFQSYVSLNQSDEEQKEDTCDTGSATVETECAITENDHHPCNSPTYETKENTEQQSQAQTVEEIVGHILMQNQEFQKLLEKQRTNSILNVRQQQRFNKRISADTSDDSDSENVNYITEKANNNRMLSRARITQRDRLVTTNNTWNSLSSSRDHQPALQLFYDNLNKKESNKLAENSLKNKINRVQEKKALFEAFKKQSIVTESKIIKTALRIRENSTSKSDEPVLTPTSKESNAQIVENDNEISVNGDCLCPENSQEITESNKGFGNYDNLQHVWEGLQEEKDIDGNDSPTRPAVWLTKRCEGLPTSPQKCGSLPRSFQINPNSNQNVTKTRFLQRDGKPMSERPFTIASDKPAEINLEDMERYASSCQPQGRIAKFPTSASTSTSTFFCSLDETLTDAYSEIHMSSTNTNIHPDHKIYRANVSGSAIFKNVLSKAGNRLQGLRNTMSTETLECSEELERTKYFRSLSTGKSKKKSKLKHSREASSDVEELVGCAARGTSDQRILSLYYKQGSARLGARIAQSDYADPTILFSESKRLGQMANSSTQAKEEKKEDESMENRESETDSFYEKSFETIENYVDADVDDTFRDSAIFSDIEEVLVAKPLSNQNPEECASFTSKIAPPIPAKKKTDLTLVNSQAYSATMKCKPSVAQKPNHLKVKSTVRKQKLDCRSSLKSPVTESTTCQYPKDSIHNNYLENGSEERDDVSAGQSQAGWVRKIVGQLQGHIET